Genomic window (Pseudomonas sp. L5B5):
CGAACAGCTCGGCGTTTTCCACATGGCCTTCCAGCTCCAGCTTGGCGTACTGGGCGATCAGCTCGCCGCGAATGGTGCTCGGGGTGACGATCGGCTGGCCGGCGCCGAAGCGGGTGCCGTCGGCGGCCAGCTTGTGGCGCCCGTACTTGCTGGTGATCACGCCTTGCAGGCGGCGCACGATGTAGGCCGACTGGTGCAGGGTCTCGCTGTCCAAGTAGGAGTTGTCCGCCTGGCCGAACGCGTTCTTCTGGTAGGTGGTGATCGAACGCTGGATGCGCACGTAGCCACCTTCGTAGTAGGCGGTGGCGATGCCGTAGTTGAGCAGCGACTGGCGCTCGGTCAGGGTGAAACGCTCGCTGGCCGCGGCCGGGTCCAGGCCCGGCAGGCTGCCGCTCTGGGTCGGACGGCTGGCATCGGCGGAGATGAACACCGCGGTGCGCGCGGCCAGTGCCGCAGCCTGGACCCAGGCCGGTTGCGGAACGCCCGGTTCCAGGGCCTGGATGGTCATGTGCTGGTCGTTGCGCGCCTGCCCGGCGGCGACCAGGGTGCCCACGGTGCCGCGCTTGGCGGTGTAGACATGGCCGAACAGCTGCTTGGCCCAGGACCAGCGACCCACGCTGTCATCCATGACCGCTTGCCAGGTGTTGAGGCTGGCGACGTCGGTCCAGGGCATGCAGATGAACTCGAACGGCTCGTCGCCCAGGGCGGCGACCGCGGCTACCTGGTCAGGCACGCCGGCACCACCGGCCATCTTGCCGATGACGATCGCCAGGCCTTCCGGGGTGCTCTCGCCGTTGCTCTTGCCCAGGCGATTGAGCTGCAGGCTGATGTCGTTGCCGCTGTCGCCGGTCCATTTGGCGTTCAGGGTCACCACGCCTTCGGCGGCGCTGGCGCTCAGCGGCAGGTCGGCCGAGGTGTTGATCTTCTGCACCAGGGCGGTGGCCGCCTGGGCCGCGGTGGCGCCCTTGACGATGGCGGCCTGGACCCGCACGCCGCCCACATAGAGGTTGAGCACGCCGCTCTCGGTGGCGCTGCCGGTCAGGGTCAAAGTGCCCTTGGCCACGCTGCCTTCGCTGTTGTGCAACGGCAGGCACCAGATCTCGCCGACCGGGTCGGTCTTGCGGAAGGTCTCGTACATGGAGGCCAGCATCGAACCCTGGCCGCCGATGCTCTTGGCCAAGGCCACGCTGGACACCAGCACCAGCTTGCCCACGTCGCTGGCGGGCACGTTGTCGTTGACCTGGGCGACGATCAGGCGGCGCATGGCC
Coding sequences:
- a CDS encoding phage tail sheath subtilisin-like domain-containing protein, giving the protein MAIGFSNIPADIRVPLFYAEMDNSAANSASSAMRRLIVAQVNDNVPASDVGKLVLVSSVALAKSIGGQGSMLASMYETFRKTDPVGEIWCLPLHNSEGSVAKGTLTLTGSATESGVLNLYVGGVRVQAAIVKGATAAQAATALVQKINTSADLPLSASAAEGVVTLNAKWTGDSGNDISLQLNRLGKSNGESTPEGLAIVIGKMAGGAGVPDQVAAVAALGDEPFEFICMPWTDVASLNTWQAVMDDSVGRWSWAKQLFGHVYTAKRGTVGTLVAAGQARNDQHMTIQALEPGVPQPAWVQAAALAARTAVFISADASRPTQSGSLPGLDPAAASERFTLTERQSLLNYGIATAYYEGGYVRIQRSITTYQKNAFGQADNSYLDSETLHQSAYIVRRLQGVITSKYGRHKLAADGTRFGAGQPIVTPSTIRGELIAQYAKLELEGHVENAELFAEHLVVERDARDPSRINVLFPPDYINGLRVFALLNQFRLQYDNVA